The Seleniivibrio woodruffii genome window below encodes:
- a CDS encoding ABC transporter substrate-binding protein, with protein MINANITVYELSKQHPAAFSLFLSKGFDNFKDDKTLASAGKFLKLETAIKQKNYDVQTFLNSLAEIEKNNDASVDVTLKEQTKKGDITLKGLLPCPVRLPLLEKIDAFANEVKEQTGLSVAYDFIAAAQGQGWLEENVVGIKAENVPDLFVSAGFDVFFDERSFGQHVKNGMFEDMTGECHDYLAQMKDPRGNYGMVGVVPAVFMVNLDALGEREVPKSWADILSPAFENSVSLPVGDFDLFNSLLVHIHHMFGDEGVEKLAKSMIMSMHPAQMVKNAGKKTEAKPAVTIMPYFFTKMLFGSKSVAIVWPEEGSIVSPVFMLTRKDRKDIIKPAADFLYGKETGEIMAHKGLFPVLNKEVDNRLPADAKFCWMGWDAIYATDMGSLLERLNSLFNSKLEA; from the coding sequence ATGATCAACGCCAATATAACCGTTTATGAACTTTCAAAACAACACCCCGCCGCTTTCAGCCTTTTTCTGAGCAAAGGGTTCGACAACTTTAAAGATGACAAAACACTGGCATCCGCAGGCAAGTTCCTTAAACTGGAAACAGCCATCAAACAGAAAAACTATGATGTTCAGACATTTCTGAACAGCCTTGCCGAAATAGAGAAGAACAACGACGCATCTGTGGACGTTACCCTCAAGGAGCAGACAAAGAAGGGCGACATCACCCTGAAAGGTCTTCTGCCCTGTCCGGTGCGCCTGCCCCTGCTTGAAAAGATAGACGCCTTTGCAAACGAAGTGAAGGAGCAGACCGGACTTTCAGTGGCATATGATTTCATCGCCGCCGCACAGGGTCAGGGATGGCTTGAGGAGAACGTTGTTGGCATCAAGGCCGAGAACGTGCCCGACCTGTTCGTTTCTGCCGGATTCGACGTTTTCTTCGATGAGCGTTCATTCGGTCAGCATGTTAAGAACGGAATGTTCGAGGACATGACAGGCGAATGCCACGACTATCTGGCGCAGATGAAAGACCCCAGAGGCAACTACGGCATGGTGGGCGTTGTTCCCGCAGTGTTCATGGTTAACCTTGACGCACTTGGCGAAAGAGAAGTGCCCAAAAGCTGGGCGGACATCCTTTCCCCCGCATTCGAGAACAGCGTGTCTCTGCCCGTTGGCGACTTCGACCTTTTCAACTCTCTGCTGGTGCACATCCACCATATGTTCGGCGATGAAGGTGTGGAAAAACTGGCCAAGAGCATGATAATGTCCATGCACCCCGCACAGATGGTCAAAAACGCAGGCAAAAAGACAGAGGCGAAGCCCGCTGTCACCATTATGCCCTATTTCTTCACAAAAATGCTGTTCGGCAGCAAATCCGTTGCGATAGTCTGGCCTGAGGAGGGCAGCATAGTCAGCCCCGTGTTCATGCTCACCCGCAAGGACAGAAAAGATATAATCAAACCCGCCGCCGATTTCCTCTACGGAAAAGAGACCGGCGAGATAATGGCTCACAAGGGACTTTTCCCCGTGCTGAATAAAGAAGTGGACAACAGACTCCCCGCCGATGCAAAATTCTGCTGGATGGGCTGGGATGCGATATACGCAACCGACATGGGCAGTCTGCTTGAAAGACTGAACAGCCTGTTCAACTCAAAACTGGAGGCATAA
- a CDS encoding GTP-binding protein — translation MRFVTVSGPPSSGKTAVILKTVESLRQRGLKAGVVKFDCLYTDDDKLYEQKGIPVKKGLSGALCPDHYFVSNVSESFEWGKKQGIDILISESAGLCNRCSPHIKEILAVCVIDNLSGINTPKKIGPMLKSADIVVITKGDIVSQAEREVFASRVATVNPTASIMHVNGITGQGAFELSTLFADEKTETETLDGKSLRFSMPSALCSYCLGEKRIGAKYQMGNVRKMDVDNG, via the coding sequence ATGAGATTCGTAACCGTAAGCGGCCCCCCCTCTTCGGGCAAGACCGCAGTCATTCTGAAAACGGTGGAGAGCCTCCGCCAGAGGGGACTGAAAGCGGGCGTGGTGAAGTTTGACTGTCTCTACACCGACGACGACAAGCTCTATGAGCAGAAGGGTATACCCGTTAAAAAAGGTCTTTCCGGCGCACTCTGCCCCGACCACTATTTCGTGAGCAACGTCTCCGAGAGTTTCGAATGGGGCAAAAAGCAGGGAATAGACATTCTGATAAGCGAGAGTGCAGGGCTTTGCAACAGATGCAGCCCCCACATAAAAGAGATTCTGGCTGTGTGCGTCATCGACAACCTGTCGGGCATCAACACACCCAAAAAGATAGGTCCCATGCTGAAATCAGCAGACATAGTTGTCATCACCAAAGGGGACATTGTTTCCCAGGCCGAGCGTGAGGTTTTCGCCTCAAGGGTCGCCACGGTGAACCCTACAGCGAGCATCATGCATGTTAACGGAATTACAGGACAGGGCGCATTCGAGCTTTCAACCCTGTTTGCGGACGAAAAGACCGAAACCGAAACACTGGACGGCAAGAGCCTTCGTTTCTCAATGCCTTCGGCTCTCTGTTCCTACTGCCTCGGCGAAAAGAGGATAGGCGCAAAATATCAGATGGGCAACGTCAGAAAAATGGATGTGGACAATGGATAG
- a CDS encoding ATP-binding cassette domain-containing protein, whose protein sequence is MDRQQILNKPFAELLAEMPFAGDFFESQGFEAPSGSVKDFIDDLTDTQLEDMGIEPSEFVNNFMTFLEAVGSMTERTSVISSLTITGGINKKGEDENFELEIKAGEIICIVGPTGSGKSRLLADIEWMAMGDTPTKRRIKINGNDPDKSWRFSPEHKPVAQLSQNMNFVMDLTAREFVRIHAESRFVQNPDEKVELIIEKANELAGEKFDGDTPVTSLSGGQSRALMIADTAFLSKSPIVLIDEIENAGIDRKKALDLLVGEEKIVLMSTHDPILALMGDKRLVIKNGGVAKIIATSAKERQNLEQLQELDKKLLELRNRVRTGDVLEEI, encoded by the coding sequence ATGGATAGACAGCAGATACTTAACAAACCCTTTGCGGAACTTCTGGCTGAAATGCCCTTTGCAGGCGACTTTTTCGAATCTCAGGGTTTTGAGGCTCCGAGTGGTTCTGTGAAAGACTTTATAGATGATCTCACCGACACACAGCTTGAGGACATGGGAATCGAGCCTTCGGAGTTCGTGAACAACTTCATGACCTTCCTTGAGGCTGTGGGTTCAATGACCGAGAGAACGTCTGTGATAAGCAGCCTTACTATAACAGGCGGAATCAACAAAAAGGGCGAGGACGAAAACTTTGAGCTTGAGATAAAGGCCGGAGAAATAATCTGTATCGTAGGACCCACAGGCTCAGGCAAAAGCCGTCTGCTGGCGGATATCGAATGGATGGCAATGGGTGACACGCCCACTAAGCGCCGCATAAAAATAAACGGAAACGACCCCGACAAGAGCTGGAGATTTTCTCCCGAGCACAAGCCTGTGGCACAGCTGTCCCAGAACATGAACTTTGTAATGGATCTGACAGCCAGAGAGTTCGTAAGGATACATGCGGAGAGCCGCTTCGTTCAGAATCCTGACGAGAAGGTGGAGCTTATCATCGAAAAGGCAAACGAGCTTGCAGGTGAAAAGTTTGACGGCGACACCCCTGTGACATCCCTTTCCGGCGGACAGTCAAGGGCGCTGATGATAGCCGATACGGCCTTCCTCAGCAAATCCCCCATAGTTCTCATCGACGAGATAGAGAACGCTGGTATCGACCGCAAAAAAGCGCTTGATCTGCTTGTAGGCGAAGAGAAGATAGTTCTTATGTCCACCCACGACCCCATACTGGCTCTTATGGGTGACAAAAGGCTTGTTATAAAGAACGGCGGTGTGGCGAAGATAATCGCAACGTCCGCAAAAGAGCGTCAGAACCTTGAACAGCTTCAGGAACTTGACAAAAAACTCCTTGAGCTTCGCAACAGAGTGAGAACAGGCGACGTTCTGGAAGAGATATGA
- a CDS encoding nitrous oxide-stimulated promoter family protein, with the protein MKKEKRVVKDAKVLTAFIKVYCRENHGGQELCDDCRGVLEYALRRNEKCPLDPKPKCKDCKIHCYKPEMREKIRRIMKFSGIWYIKRGRLDWVWHYFF; encoded by the coding sequence ATGAAAAAAGAGAAGAGGGTGGTCAAGGACGCCAAAGTCCTGACCGCCTTTATTAAAGTATATTGCAGGGAGAACCACGGCGGACAGGAATTGTGCGATGATTGCCGTGGGGTGCTGGAATATGCCCTGCGTCGCAACGAAAAATGCCCCCTCGACCCCAAACCCAAGTGCAAAGACTGCAAAATTCACTGCTATAAGCCCGAAATGCGTGAGAAGATTCGCCGGATAATGAAATTCAGCGGCATCTGGTATATTAAGCGTGGGAGGCTGGACTGGGTCTGGCATTACTTTTTTTAA